In one Culex quinquefasciatus strain JHB chromosome 2, VPISU_Cqui_1.0_pri_paternal, whole genome shotgun sequence genomic region, the following are encoded:
- the LOC6053422 gene encoding uncharacterized threonine-rich GPI-anchored glycoprotein PJ4664.02 isoform X2 produces the protein MRWSRLLITTALSLFVIFGLIDAINAQRGRVRFSQQPASSSSSSRPWADDTALLVSAEEDNYSRSVEPTFRRRISVTEAAEPRLQPASYRRRVPTTSEAAASSSSERPSRPVGRSRQRTTQQKPHPVIQSRSLDVSSEEEFSSRRTTKEQYAPSLRSEVVLQNGYGRGSDRSSEEKVSGRRGKVTRQRETTSSTTTATTAASARAGRKLNRLSASRFSNEVEEVQPSSSARSVEGRSRGQVKAPVSREKMEDISSDENYPEEFKRMLKAKLQEDKQRSVSVNKLEVSTVKNLFKAEVPRFKAKPSTEAPSTTVRVITPRPIRTFVSSSTVTEAPSTTVRTVAPRARVVTPTPLSQRPTKKLVSARARATSSTTPEPRTTASVSTVKPTKAFSRKPSVVSLLTSTTTPSTTTTRKPYTPNGRTSGANRKTFTSTSAPEGNSVIEPSKRASSDTSFVFANLRQPSAFRSAQQQKPRKPLIPVVAEYSSNDLKPISISIRPKPSSSLSALKRSQSSGSGSRVGPRFESSLKKTPVYTPTIPTFTTPTTTAKVRLDQGHSLLTTANASTAFTTTIVTTNSTFPSTTSTAAALIANEIDPAADWATGEQEKAGGERVVEPVAAGLTQSRIDVDTSNHSPSVTVSIFSALAEILSQPTESFQFLSSSTDFPTSTSTTTTTTTTTTTTTPKPRTLQKPLAKVPELGSTSTAIPVDSGATTVLFVNSGDPIGDSSSLTTVVNNSPEGTATTTSIPLSTTVVDRAHPDPSMLSESEEFFLNNEIESEIRPRFLESDEDPTTTTSANYPTEITTDPLLNDLFPFSQTTTRKYPAPTVTPNPNTQPPTTTTTTVNVEEPTTVKLTPESTESMLLTQSSTNRMLLTESVDLTTTSLPLTTVPFPVDSHQPSLFAVTSPSAELETTTFMSSTEPISSLPPIISTTTASATLVPKLSQHLEESATVSESLPASYTNVTKSSLTPHTTTTEQEPTITTTTTASATTAESEQTTLTMIVTSAPMTGTTAIIDILRKYNEENQLDTKIKSDAVFSLAAKKSGAKKTDGPTKISLDVDFTTKKPTEEVRINRPNAPDIIYRWKAPTSSENPAVLTSTEEAAVADNTVPDNIVERKTTIVQPTEQPELPEDVELRISSANANNASPPPPIKMEVSELNNSITSTLLPVAEKPVTTTTTTSTSTTTTQKPTTTTTTTTTPKPTTTTTTTTQKPTTTTTPSTTTFRSLSIVTSTPKPRNDPLETNLKLLQQYLEANQKDITATRAVTPTTTAVPSTTSRSTTTSTTTTTTPKPTTTSTTTLRTTTTTKRAPSTTAKPNKPSNDSRFNQNQLFVPTTQRTRTTTYSDTEDLAFLRQLARFLNGGQLPGQTTKRTTKKPTTTRTTTTTTTTTTTTTPRPTTTTTTSTTRRPTTTLPLSTVIVEKDDLDFLNDVRKLPNFATPNPLVDSSLANRILQLAINRDPKSISVEKQLNGIVTSPKPASLSPTEIEQTKKQLDKELQSYNNDIRLLSTLLGRPISGNDIPSLTKQLVPSTPRPTTTTTRATTTIPRRPEVDQALLQELLLKQQRQHNSSPAVVEGPNVYGSTNEAILASVLKQRGIGPANTNANIEEILAKISPRSSAITVQPIITTTTPRPRPRPVRPLEVAPPPLRSSRPILDGLSWLWREWQATAPQPQRQRLPGSSLIASPPPSESFGLSGGFGGGGGGRGRPSAQSQVFRDQEGLDPDAKPINPSVTEEAPSLLGGLTSVNPAGQLLNAAIGVTRAVTQFLGVALQGAAKSFTGAFSPTAQQTPVDDLSYYRFSGK, from the exons GCTCAACGCGGAAGAGTTCGATTCAGCCAGCAACCTGCGTCTTCTTCGTCGTCCAGCCGACCATGGGCGGACGATACGGCGCTGCTGGTCAGCGCCGAGGAGGACAACTACAGCCGCAGTGTAGAGCCCACCTTTCGGCGGAGGATCTCCGTGACGGAAGCGGCCGAGCCGCGACTCCAGCCGGCGAGCTATCGACGGCGCGTTCCGACGACTTCGGAAGCTGCTGCTTCAAGCTCAAGCGAGCGACCTTCGCGACCTGTCGGTAGGAGTAGACAGCGGACGACGCAGCAGAAGCCCCATCCGGTGATTCAGAGCAGGTCTCTGGACGTTAGCAGCGAGGAGGAGTTCAGCTCTAGGCGGACTACGAAGGAGCAGTACGCGCCGAGCTTGCGATCCGAGGTCGTCCTTCAGAATGGGTACGGGAGAGGTAGCGATCGAAGTTCGGAAGAGAAGGTGTCCGGTAGGAGGGGGAAGGTTACGAGGCAGAGGGAAACGACGAGCAGTACTACGACGGCGACTACGGCGGCAAGCGCTCGAGCTGGGAGAAAACTGAATCGGTTGTCCGCGAGCAGGTTCTCGAATGAAGTCGAGGAGGTTCAGCCAAGTTCGTCGGCTAGATCGGTGGAAGGACGCTCCAGAGGTCAGGTTAAGGCACCTGTTTCACGGGAAAAGATGGAAGACATTTCCTCTGACGAGAACTACCCTGAAGAGTTCAAGCGGATGCTGAAGGCGAAACTGCAGGAAGATAAGCAGCGAAGTGTGTCTGTCAACAAGCTGGAGGTGTCGACGGTGAAGAACTTGTTCAAGGCAGAGGTGCCGCGTTTCAAGGCGAAGCCTTCGACGGAAGCTCCGTCTACGACGGTGCGAGTTATCACTCCGCGACCAATCCGGACGTTCGTCAGTTCTTCAACAGTGACGGAAGCTCCCAGTACGACCGTAAGGACGGTTGCGCCAAGAGCGCGGGTTGTCACTCCAACTCCACTGTCACAACGTCCCACCAAGAAGCTGGTGTCCGCTAGGGCGAGAGCGACTTCCTCTACGACTCCAGAACCTAGGACTACAGCGTCGGTTTCGACCGTAAAGCCGACGAAGGCGTTCTCCCGGAAGCCAAGTGTTGTCAGCTTGCTGACTTCGACTACTACTCCGTCCACCACGACTACCCGCAAGCCGTATACTCCCAATGGTAGAACATCAGGAGCAAATCGGAAGACCTTCACATCCACATCAGCTCCAGAAGGAAACAGCGTCATCGAACCGTCCAAGCGAGCTTCCAGCGATACCAGCTTCGTGTTCGCCAACCTCCGACAACCGAGCGCGTTCCGGTCGGCTCAACAGCAGAAGCCCCGCAAACCACTGATCCCCGTGGTCGCCGAGTACAGCAGTAACGACCTCAAGCCGATTTCAATCTCCATCCGGCCCAAGCCGTCATCGTCTCTAAGTGCA CTCAAGCGCTCCCAATCCTCCGGCTCCGGCTCCCGGGTGGGACCCCGCTTCGAATCCAGCCTCAAGAAGACCCCGGTCTACACCCCGACCATTCCCACCTTTACGACACCCACGACCACG GCGAAGGTTAGACTTGATCAAGGCCACTCTTTGCTAACGACCGCTAACGCTTCCACCGCCTTCACCACCACAATCGTCACCACCAACAGCACCTTCCCTTCCACCACCAGTACTGCTGCGGCATTAATCGCTAACGAAATAGACCCTGCTGCGGACTGGGCGACGGGGGAGCAGGAGAAGGCTGGCGGAGAACGCGTGGTGGAACCGGTGGCCGCCGGGCTGACCCAGAGTCGTATCGACGTGGACACCTCCAACCATTCGCCGTCGGTGACCGTGTCGATCTTCAGTGCCCTCGCGGAGATCCTCTCGCAGCCAACCGAAAGTTTCCAATTTTTGTCTTCCAGCACCGATTTTCCGACAAGCACTTcgacgaccaccaccaccacaaccacAACCACCACTACAACTCCTAAGCCACGCACTTTGCAAAAGCCCCTGGCCAAGGTACCGGAACTTGGAAGCACCTCTACTGCTATCCCTGTCGATTCGGGCGCCACCACAGTGTTGTTTGTAAATAGCGGTGACCCGATCGGCGATTCTTCCTCGCTCACAACTGTTGTAAATAATTCCCCCGAAGGAACCGCCACCACGACTAGCATTCCTCTGTCCACAACGGTGGTGGACAGGGCTCATCCCGATCCCAGCATGTTATCCGAAAGCGAAGAGTTCTTCCTTAACAATGAAATCGAGAGCGAGATCCGACCGCGATTCTTGGAATCCGACGAAGATCCGACGACCACCACGTCCGCTAATTATCCCACCGAGATAACTACCGATCCTTTGCTGAACGACCTCTTTCCTTTCTCCCAGACAACAACCCGGAAATATCCCGCTCCTACCGTCACTCCCAATCCCAATACCCAACCTcccactactactactactacggTCAATGTTGAGGAGCCTACCACTGTTAAACTGACCCCGGAGAGTACCGAGAGCATGCTGCTAACGCAGTCGTCCACTAATCGAATGCTACTAACCGAAAGCGTTGACCTAACGACGACCTCGCTTCCACTGACCACGGTTCCATTCCCGGTGGACTCGCATCAACCATCATTATTCGCCGTCACTTCGCCATCCGCCGAACTCGAAACTACCACTTTCATGTCTAGCACAGAGCCTATCAGTAGTCTACCGCCTATCATCTCAACCACCACCGCTAGTGCTACGCTTGTCCCTAAATTGTCCCAGCACCTGGAGGAGAGTGCTACCGTTTCCGAATCGCTGCCCGCTTCCTATACTAACGTTACTAAATCATCACTGACACCGCACACAACCACCACCGAACAAGAACCGACGATCACCACTACGACGACCGCATCGGCGACGACTGCCGAGTCGGAGCAAACGACCCTCACCATGATCGTTACATCGGCACCGATGACC GGCACTACCGCAATCATTGACATCTTGAGAAAGTACAACGAGGAGAACCAGCTGGACACCAAGATCAAATCGGACGCCGTGTTCTCGCTGGCGGCTAAGAAATCGGGCGCTAAAAAGACGGACGGTCCCACCAAGATATCGCTGGATGTCGATTTCACG ACCAAGAAGCCCACCGAAGAGGTCCGCATCAACCGACCGAACGCCCCGGACATCATCTACCGGTGGAAGGCGCCCACCAGCTCGGAGAACCCCGCCGTGCTGACCAGCACGGAGGAAGCCGCCGTAGCGGACAACACCGTCCCGGATAACATCGTGGAGCGCAAAACTACCATCGTCCAACCAACCGAGCAGCCTGAGCTTCCCGAGGACGTAGAACTGCGCATATCTTCCGCTAACGCTAACAACGCTTCGCCGCCTCCTCCCATCAAGATGGAAGTTTCAGAACTTAACAACTCCATAACTTCTACGTTACTTCCTGTCGCAGAGAAGCCagtcacgacgacgacgacgacttcaaCTAGCACTACAACAACTCAGAAGCCCACTACAACTACAACAACAACCACTACTCCGAAACCAACAACAACTACAACAACCACTACTCAGaaaccaacgacgacgacgaccccaAGCACCACGACCTTCCGAAGCTTATCGATCGTAACGTCTACTCCGAAGCCACGCAACGATCCACTGGAAACGAATCTCAAGCTGTTGCAGCAGTACCTGGAGGCGAATCAG AAGGACATCACCGCTACGAGAGCCGTGACGCCAACGACGACGGCAGTTCCCAGCACCACGTCCAGAAGTACAACAacttcgacgacgacgacaaccacCCCGAAGCCCACAACAACCTCAACAACAACGTTGCGGACAACGACAACGACAAAGCGAGCTCCAAGCACAACGGCCAAGCCGAACAAGCCCAGCAACGACAGCCGCTTTAACCAGAATCAACTGTTTGTCCCGACGACGCAGCGCACCAGAACTACAACCTATTCTGACACGGAAGATCTTGCATTTTTG CGTCAACTGGCCCGATTCCTGAACGGGGGCCAGCTTCCAGGTCAAACAACCAAGCGGACAACGAAGAAGCCAACAACAACGCGAaccaccacaacaacaacaacaacgacgacgacaacaacgCCGCGGCCTACTACCACAACAACAACGAGTACGACGCGGCGGCCTACTACGACCCTTCCGTTGAGCACGGTGATCGTGGAAAAGGATGATCTGGACTTCCTGAACGATGTCCGCAAGCTGCCGAACTTTGCCACGCCGAATCCGCTGGTGGACAGCTCGTTGGCCAACCGCATTCTTCAGCTGGCAATCAACCGCGACCCGAAGAGCATATCCGTTGAAAAGCAGCTCAATGGAATCGTGACGTCTCCGAAACCGGCTAGTTTGTCTCCGACGGAGATTGAGCAGACCAAGAAGCAGTTGGATAAGGAGTTGCAGTCGTACAACAACGATATTCGACTGTTGTCTACCCTGCTTGGACGACCCATTTCGGGTAATGATATCCCTAGTCTGACGAAGCAGTTGGTGCCTTCTACGCCACGACCCACGACAACCACAACCCGAGCTACCACGACGATTCCCCGCAGGCCGGAGGTGGATCAGGCGCTGCTTCAGGAACTATTGCTCAAGCAACAGCGCCAGCACAACTCTAGTCCCGCCGTCGTTGAGGGCCCAAACGTGTACGGCAGTACCAACGAAGCGATCCTGGCGTCGGTGCTGAAGCAGCGTGGAATTGGTCCGGCAAACACGAATGCCAACATCGAGGAGATCCTCGCGAAGATATCACCGCGCAGCAGCGCCATTACGGTGCAACCGATCATCACGACCACGACGCCAAGGCCTAGGCCTCGGCCGGTGCGACCCCTGGAGGTAGCACCACCTCCACTGCGATCATCGCGTCCCATCTTGGACGGGTTGTCCTGGCTATGGCGGGAGTGGCAAGCCACGGCTCCGCAGCCCCAGCGCCAGCGACTGCCGGGATCGTCGTTGATCGCGTCTCCACCCCCGTCCGAGAGCTTCGGACTCAGTGGAGGCTTTGGCGGTGGAGGAGGTGGCCGAGGTCGGCCGTCTGCGCAGTCGCAGGTGTTCCGGGATCAGGAGGGACTCGATCCGGATGCG aaaCCTATCAACCCAAGTGTCACGGAGGAGGCTCCGTCGCTGCTGGGTGGCCTGACCAGCGTAAATCCAGCGGGCCAGCTGCTGAATGCGGCCATCGGAGTGACGCGAGCGGTGACCCAGTTCCTTGGAGTGGCGCTGCAG GGCGCGGCAAAGAGCTTCACCGGAGCGTTTAGCCCGACGGCCCAGCAGACTCCTGTCGATGATCTTAGCTATTACCGGTTTAGCGGGAAGTAG